The Pirellulales bacterium genome contains the following window.
CCAGAATGATCAGCGAGGTCGAGGCCATGATGAGAATGCCGGGCAACAACATCTTCACGCCTGCCTCGCCGGCAATTCCCTCGGCCCGCTGCGTGCGTTTGATTCGCAGCACGTCGGCCTGCGTGCGGAAGACGCGTGCCAGCGGCGTGCCCAACTCTTCGCCCTGGATGATCGAGCCGACGACGCTGGTCACGTCGTCGTCGCTGAGCCGGGCACGCAGGCTTTCCAACGCCTCGGTGCGCGTCTTGCCCATGCTCATGTCGGCCAGCACCCGGCTGAACTCGACCGCCACCGGATGTCCTTCCAACTCATGCACCGATTGCTCCAGGGCCTGCAAAAAGGTGGCGCCCGCTTCCATGAGCAGCGTGAGCAGGTCGAGCAAATACGGAAGCCGCCGCTTGATGAGCACGAGCCGGCAATTCGCGCGGCCCGCCAGGCGGCGCCGCAGCAGGTAAACCGTCAACGGCGCGGCCGCGATGGTCAACAACGCCCCGTCCGGGCCAAACCAGCTTACGAAGACGTAGAGATAGAACGGCGTCAGCAGCAAGGCGATCGTTTCAGCACGGGCCAGATACTCTTCGGCGAGCCAGAAGCGAGGCAGGCCCGCCGCGAAAACCTGACGCTGAATCTCGGGCAACTGGTCGCGAAAGGCGGCGCGATTGAAGCGGGCGAGCGCTTCGACCAGCGGTTGCAGCAAGCGATAGAGCGGATCGAGCTGCCGCAGCTCGTTGATGCGGCTCACGTCGTACCGCCATTCGTGGCCTTGTTGCAAATCTTCGCTGGTCAACGCCGCAAACAGCCAGCGCACCAGGACGGCCACGGCGACGCCCGCCAGCAGCGAGGCCGCCACGTCCAGGCCGTGGCCGATGTCCGCCAGAAGTGCTGGGAGGGAGGGCATCGTCTATATATCCGGCGTCAAAATCTTGCGGGCCCACAGATACGCAACCAGGTTCAGCAACACCGCCGCCGCCAGCATCAACTCGCCGGGCAGCGTGTCGAACAATCGCAGCGTGTTGTCGGGATCGATGAAGTAATACGCGATCAGCACAAACAGGGGCATCAGCGCCATGTACGTGGCCGACTTGCGGGCCTGGGCCGTCTCGCTGAGCAACTTTCGCTCCAAGCGCTGCAGCTCCAGCACCGAATGGGCGATGCGATCGACGGTTTCGTTCAGCCGGCCGCCGCTGTCGTGGCTGGCCAACATGGCCGCGGCAAACAGCGAAAAGTTCTCGCTCCGCAGCCGGGCCTTGGCTTCGGTCAACGTTTGCACCAGCGGCTTGCCCAGGTCGTATTCCCCCACAATCTGGCGAAACTCTTCGGAGATGGGCCGCGGGCACTGCGTGGCCAGAATCTCCAACGATTGCGCCAGCGACAGGCCGGCCTTGAGCGCGCCGCTGAGGGCCACCATCGCATCGGCCAACTGGTCTTCGATTCGCCGCTTCCGCTCTTCGGCCAGCCGGCGCAGCAGATACCAGGGAAACGCCAGCAGCAGCACGACGGCCAGCACGGCGAAGACCGGGCTGTCGAAAACCACCAGCACGACGCACACCGCGGCGGTCAAGATCGTCCAGGAGATCAACCAGCGCCGCAAGCCCGTTACCGGCCGCCGCAGAGTGCGAAGCTTGTCGGCGAAATCGCGCTCCAGATAGTCGAGGCCCTGAAAATACCAGCCGCGGCCGGCGTAGGCGCCCAGGCCCACACCGGCACCCATCAACAGGCTGGCAGGCAAGATGTCTTCCATCTTCTGGGGTCACAAGGAATTTGTTCTCACAGCCTACCATAGCCTCGCCGTGTGT
Protein-coding sequences here:
- a CDS encoding type II secretion system F family protein; the encoded protein is MPSLPALLADIGHGLDVAASLLAGVAVAVLVRWLFAALTSEDLQQGHEWRYDVSRINELRQLDPLYRLLQPLVEALARFNRAAFRDQLPEIQRQVFAAGLPRFWLAEEYLARAETIALLLTPFYLYVFVSWFGPDGALLTIAAAPLTVYLLRRRLAGRANCRLVLIKRRLPYLLDLLTLLMEAGATFLQALEQSVHELEGHPVAVEFSRVLADMSMGKTRTEALESLRARLSDDDVTSVVGSIIQGEELGTPLARVFRTQADVLRIKRTQRAEGIAGEAGVKMLLPGILIMASTSLIILGPFVMNYLFSGFSL
- a CDS encoding type II secretion system F family protein yields the protein MPASLLMGAGVGLGAYAGRGWYFQGLDYLERDFADKLRTLRRPVTGLRRWLISWTILTAAVCVVLVVFDSPVFAVLAVVLLLAFPWYLLRRLAEERKRRIEDQLADAMVALSGALKAGLSLAQSLEILATQCPRPISEEFRQIVGEYDLGKPLVQTLTEAKARLRSENFSLFAAAMLASHDSGGRLNETVDRIAHSVLELQRLERKLLSETAQARKSATYMALMPLFVLIAYYFIDPDNTLRLFDTLPGELMLAAAVLLNLVAYLWARKILTPDI